A window of the Narcine bancroftii isolate sNarBan1 chromosome 4, sNarBan1.hap1, whole genome shotgun sequence genome harbors these coding sequences:
- the LOC138762449 gene encoding gamma-crystallin S-1-like, producing the protein FSPQIIFYEDRNFQGRHHECSSDCADLSPYFSRCNSIRVDSDWWVAYEKPNYTGYQYVLSRGEYPDYQRWMGFNDCVRSCRSFPHVRGSYRMKIYERPDFGGQMMEFMDDCPSVYDRFRYRDIHSCQVTDGYWIFYEQPNYRGRQYFLRPGEYRRYGDWGGYNSTIGSFRRMRDFWGSYRMRIYERPDFGGQMMEFMDDYPSIYDRFRNCDIHSCQVTDGYWIFYEQPNHRGCQYFLRPSEYRRYSDWADYTSTIL; encoded by the exons tTTTCTCCACAGATCATCTTCTACGAGGACAGGAACTTTCAGGGACGGCACCATGAGTGCAGCTCCGACTGTGCCGACCTGTCCCCTTACTTCAGCCGCTGTAACTCCATCCGTGTGGATAGCGACTGGTGGGTGGCGTACGAGAAGCCCAACTATACGGGGTACCAGTATGTCCTGAGCAGGGGCGAGTATCCTGACTACCAACGCTGGATGGGGTTCAATGACTGCGTCAGGTCCTGTCGCAGCTTCCCGCATGTGA GGGGCTCCTACAGGATGAAGATTTACGAGAGGCCTGACTTTGGAGGGCAGATGATGGAATTCATGGACGACTGTCCCTCCGTCTACGATCGTTTCCGTTACCGTGACATCCACTCCTGCCAGGTGACCGATGGTTACTGGATCTTCTATGAACAGCCCAACTACAGAGGCCGTCAGTACTTCCTGAGACCTGGTGAATACAGGAGATATGGTGACTGGGGTGGCTACAACTCCACCATTGGATCCTTCAGGCGCATGAGGGACTTCT GGGGCTCCTACAGGATGAGGATTTACGAGAGGCCTGACTTTGGAGGCCAGATGATGGAATTCATGGACGACTATCCCTCCATCTACGATCGTTTCCGTAACTGTGACATCCACTCCTGCCAGGTGACAGATGGTTACTGGATATTCTATGAGCAGCCCAACCACAGAGGCTGTCAGTACTTCCTGAGACCCAGTGAATACAGGAGATACAGTGACTGGGCCGACTACACCTCCACCATCCTTTAA